A window from Aquabacterium sp. NJ1 encodes these proteins:
- a CDS encoding SurA N-terminal domain-containing protein → MFDFVRKHTRILQFLLVLLILPSFVVFGIQGYSRFASDEGAVAKVASQKITQAEWDNANRNAAERFRAQQPDIDAKVFDSPEFKKQSLEQLVRQYVLAAAAHDQNLNPPTARLVRVFSSDPQFAALRNADGSLNKQVLEARGMTPAQFEALLRQELTVGQVLAGVAMTGQTSKLANRQAVDALFQVRDVQWLKLEPKQYAAQLNPTPEQLQAYYKDPANASWLTAPEKADVQYVVLDLDTLKKRVTVNEDDLRRSYEENKGRFTAAEERRASHILIKAEKSASAEQKKAAKAKAEQLLAQLQKNPSLFAELAKKNSDDPGSASNGGDLDFFGRGAMVKPFEDAAFALKPGQLSGVVESDFGYHIILLTAVRGGQPQPFEAVRGQLEDDARKQLALREYAGAAEKFTNGVYEQSDSLKPVADELKLTIQTATDVLHEPGAKDQGVLSNRRLLDALFDPVNRAKGRNTEAIEVGGNKLVSARIVKYSPASRQPFEAVADKVRERWVAAEALKAARKDAEAKMALWKQSPDKAQLPASVQMSRKLVFAQPPQVLDAALRIPEKQLPAWAVVDLGAEGTALIKVNKVLPIQISEQELNETESQFGNYWGKAEAEAYYRALKRQYKVEFVNDGKKVMEKAAEPQKSASAS, encoded by the coding sequence ATGTTTGATTTCGTTCGCAAACACACCCGCATCCTCCAGTTCCTGCTGGTTCTGCTCATCCTGCCGTCGTTCGTGGTGTTCGGCATCCAGGGGTATTCGCGCTTTGCCAGCGACGAGGGTGCGGTGGCCAAGGTGGCTTCCCAGAAGATCACGCAGGCCGAGTGGGACAACGCCAACCGCAATGCGGCCGAGCGTTTCCGCGCCCAGCAGCCCGATATCGACGCGAAGGTGTTCGATTCGCCCGAGTTCAAAAAGCAGTCGCTCGAACAACTGGTGCGCCAATATGTACTGGCCGCAGCGGCGCATGACCAGAACCTGAACCCGCCCACGGCCCGCCTGGTTCGCGTGTTCTCGTCGGACCCCCAGTTCGCGGCGCTGCGCAACGCCGATGGCTCGCTCAACAAGCAGGTGCTGGAAGCACGCGGCATGACGCCTGCCCAGTTCGAGGCCTTGCTGCGCCAGGAGCTGACCGTTGGCCAGGTGCTGGCTGGCGTGGCCATGACCGGTCAGACGTCCAAGCTGGCCAACCGCCAGGCGGTCGACGCCTTGTTCCAGGTGCGTGATGTGCAGTGGTTGAAGCTGGAGCCCAAGCAGTACGCTGCGCAGCTCAACCCCACGCCCGAGCAACTGCAGGCCTACTACAAGGACCCCGCCAACGCCAGCTGGCTCACGGCGCCCGAAAAGGCCGATGTGCAGTACGTGGTGCTGGATCTGGACACCTTGAAGAAGCGTGTCACGGTCAATGAAGACGACCTGCGCCGCTCCTACGAGGAGAACAAGGGCCGCTTCACCGCTGCCGAAGAGCGCCGCGCCAGCCACATCCTGATCAAGGCCGAGAAGAGCGCGTCCGCCGAGCAGAAGAAGGCCGCCAAGGCCAAGGCCGAGCAGCTGCTGGCCCAGCTGCAAAAGAACCCTTCGTTGTTTGCCGAACTGGCCAAGAAGAACTCTGATGACCCCGGCTCTGCGTCGAATGGCGGTGACCTGGACTTCTTTGGCCGCGGCGCGATGGTCAAGCCTTTCGAGGATGCTGCTTTTGCACTCAAGCCAGGCCAGCTCAGCGGCGTGGTTGAGAGTGACTTCGGCTACCACATCATCCTGTTGACCGCCGTGCGCGGTGGCCAGCCTCAGCCTTTCGAGGCTGTGCGTGGTCAGCTGGAAGACGACGCTCGCAAGCAACTGGCGCTGCGTGAATATGCCGGTGCAGCCGAGAAGTTCACCAATGGCGTGTACGAGCAGTCCGACAGCCTCAAGCCTGTTGCGGATGAACTCAAGCTGACCATCCAGACAGCCACCGACGTGCTGCATGAGCCTGGTGCGAAAGACCAGGGCGTGCTGTCCAACCGCCGTTTGCTGGACGCCTTGTTCGACCCGGTCAACCGCGCCAAGGGCCGCAACACCGAGGCCATCGAGGTGGGTGGCAACAAGCTGGTGTCGGCCCGCATCGTCAAGTACAGCCCGGCCAGCCGCCAGCCGTTTGAAGCCGTGGCAGACAAGGTGCGCGAGCGCTGGGTTGCCGCAGAGGCACTGAAGGCTGCCCGCAAGGATGCCGAAGCGAAGATGGCGTTGTGGAAGCAGTCGCCTGACAAGGCGCAACTGCCTGCATCGGTTCAGATGTCTCGCAAGCTGGTCTTTGCTCAGCCGCCTCAGGTGCTGGATGCCGCCTTGCGTATCCCGGAAAAGCAATTGCCCGCCTGGGCTGTGGTGGACCTGGGTGCCGAAGGCACTGCCTTGATCAAGGTGAACAAGGTCTTGCCGATCCAGATCTCCGAGCAGGAGCTCAACGAAACCGAATCCCAGTTTGGCAACTACTGGGGCAAGGCCGAAGCCGAGGCCTACTACCGCGCGCTCAAGCGCCAGTACAAGGTGGAGTTCGTCAACGACGGCAAGAAGGTGATGGAAAAAGCGGCTGAACCGCAAAAATCTGCGTCAGCTTCGTGA
- a CDS encoding DUF6538 domain-containing protein — protein MSKEAPEVKPFPGVRRVPQSTNWQYWKRNPDTLRHHPAIADEQWAFRGSLGTADLREANARAAAKLAELEAHWATLRASLKVTSPADITAPLRDAIAQKVRALVLSEDEQLRSDPVRLASSLASWWSNQEEALKLAYEMEHGVPRVAGPRSEEEETTVQTEPNPKPYRPRMVPRWLTSAGQSEVSMYVQAGRPEVALYELLPLLQQRHEGAAAQARAAMARGSFGPYLLVADSVAKALGVNLGQDGWTKPDAKALRDECQRAYLDALEGLAQRDRGMVVDTPVVLPVAVVEPTQAAPKASTALTLGAVVKSVLASYPENDYRRKIGSVTGLMLELLGDTTEVQTIRQSQITGFMADICKLPADWYTLKKQGVSVASMLEQEHAKCMSPTTFKTTYKAAMGAFLERAKHEFQDQGFPQGLSVKFANYKGTREENEVQQRNLKPQELVRLFGSKEYAELASSPDTAHKYWLPLLALYSGARPRELCQINPQVDYGVEDDIPFFLISAKTAADADVVKTVKTGEERHIPIHPELVRLGFLVYVNKVRKQGARRLFPGFAVHKGNPYARAGDWFSDFLEELGLRDETPKAMVTGIYALKKTFITEAARLGLRFQPITGHVEENLSRVLRESYVMDEVPLKDKLAVLRQVVFAVDPHASGGD, from the coding sequence ATGAGCAAGGAAGCCCCCGAAGTGAAACCGTTCCCCGGTGTGAGACGCGTCCCCCAGTCAACGAACTGGCAATACTGGAAGCGCAACCCCGATACCTTGAGGCATCACCCGGCGATTGCTGATGAGCAGTGGGCCTTCCGTGGCTCTCTTGGCACAGCGGACCTGCGCGAAGCTAACGCAAGGGCGGCGGCAAAGCTGGCCGAACTGGAGGCCCATTGGGCAACCCTGCGGGCTTCGCTGAAGGTCACTAGCCCCGCTGATATCACTGCCCCATTGCGTGATGCCATTGCACAGAAGGTGAGGGCGCTTGTTCTTTCTGAGGACGAACAGCTTAGGTCTGATCCTGTGCGCCTTGCATCGTCCCTTGCGAGCTGGTGGAGCAATCAGGAAGAAGCCCTCAAGCTGGCCTATGAGATGGAGCACGGTGTCCCCCGTGTGGCCGGGCCTCGCTCTGAGGAGGAGGAAACCACAGTCCAGACTGAGCCGAACCCCAAGCCCTACAGGCCCCGCATGGTTCCTCGGTGGCTTACGAGCGCTGGACAGTCTGAGGTCTCCATGTACGTCCAGGCGGGCCGCCCAGAGGTCGCTCTGTATGAACTCTTGCCGTTGCTTCAACAGCGGCACGAGGGGGCGGCGGCACAGGCTAGGGCGGCCATGGCCCGCGGATCATTTGGCCCGTACCTTCTGGTAGCTGACAGTGTAGCCAAGGCCCTAGGGGTGAACTTGGGCCAAGATGGCTGGACCAAGCCTGATGCTAAGGCGCTCAGGGATGAATGTCAGCGTGCCTACTTGGATGCCCTGGAAGGCCTTGCGCAGCGTGACAGGGGCATGGTCGTGGACACGCCAGTGGTCCTCCCTGTTGCCGTTGTGGAGCCCACGCAAGCGGCGCCTAAGGCGTCCACTGCGCTAACTCTGGGCGCGGTGGTCAAGTCTGTGCTGGCCTCGTATCCTGAGAACGACTACAGGCGCAAGATAGGTTCTGTCACTGGCCTCATGCTTGAACTGCTAGGCGATACCACCGAGGTGCAGACCATCCGGCAATCACAGATCACTGGCTTCATGGCCGACATTTGCAAGTTGCCTGCGGATTGGTACACGTTGAAGAAGCAGGGCGTCTCTGTGGCTTCGATGCTGGAGCAAGAGCACGCGAAGTGCATGTCCCCTACGACCTTCAAGACCACCTACAAGGCCGCTATGGGTGCCTTCTTGGAGCGTGCCAAGCATGAGTTCCAAGACCAGGGGTTCCCGCAGGGGCTGAGTGTTAAGTTTGCAAACTACAAGGGCACACGGGAAGAGAACGAGGTTCAACAGCGCAACCTGAAGCCTCAAGAGCTGGTGCGCCTCTTTGGTTCAAAGGAGTATGCGGAGCTGGCCTCATCGCCCGATACCGCCCATAAATACTGGCTCCCGCTTCTTGCTCTGTATAGCGGTGCGCGGCCTCGTGAGCTTTGCCAGATCAATCCTCAAGTGGACTACGGGGTGGAGGATGACATCCCGTTCTTCCTCATCTCAGCGAAGACAGCAGCGGACGCGGATGTGGTCAAGACAGTGAAGACAGGGGAGGAGCGACACATCCCCATTCACCCGGAGTTGGTGCGCCTTGGGTTCCTTGTGTACGTCAATAAGGTCAGGAAGCAAGGAGCCCGAAGGTTGTTCCCAGGCTTCGCCGTTCACAAGGGCAACCCGTATGCGCGGGCCGGTGACTGGTTCTCTGACTTCCTTGAGGAGCTGGGACTCCGCGATGAGACCCCCAAGGCCATGGTGACAGGCATCTACGCCTTGAAGAAGACCTTCATAACCGAGGCTGCCCGCTTGGGGCTGCGCTTTCAGCCCATCACGGGGCACGTAGAGGAGAACCTGTCGCGGGTCCTCAGGGAGAGCTACGTGATGGACGAGGTGCCACTCAAGGATAAGCTGGCGGTGCTAAGGCAGGTTGTATTCGCCGTTGATCCGCACGCAAGCGGCGGTGACTAG
- a CDS encoding DUF3606 domain-containing protein, with protein MSDNLNLKRPQDASQISLTEPWEVRYWTQTLGVTEQKLKDAVRTVGHSAAAVRRHLGK; from the coding sequence ATGAGCGACAACTTAAACCTGAAGCGTCCTCAAGACGCAAGCCAGATCAGCCTTACTGAACCTTGGGAAGTCCGCTATTGGACTCAGACCCTTGGGGTGACTGAACAGAAACTGAAGGACGCTGTCCGTACGGTTGGCCACTCTGCGGCCGCAGTACGCAGACACTTGGGCAAATAA
- a CDS encoding ATP synthase F0 subunit B, translating to MNEPSYLGSFMGRLSSTEEFTPPITRDQAKAQRLKVFQSKYYCRRSSKHGALRLTSSNKCAKCAELERSIEKDLRAKVMDKLMDEATRLVLKQSRAILANARKEAEDIIKAAQREAMDKAKMLEKAKATREANKARAQAGGEDVVTQPEGPQAIEPPPWDEPSPVAQEGTQPASQGDDLLDEGDWCPADDEGLDPPW from the coding sequence ATGAATGAACCCAGTTACCTGGGCAGCTTCATGGGCCGCCTTTCGTCCACAGAGGAGTTCACTCCGCCCATCACCCGTGACCAAGCCAAGGCGCAGAGGTTGAAGGTCTTCCAATCCAAGTACTACTGCCGCAGGTCTTCAAAGCATGGGGCGCTCAGGCTGACCTCGTCCAACAAGTGCGCCAAGTGTGCCGAGCTGGAGCGCAGCATCGAGAAGGACCTACGGGCCAAGGTCATGGACAAGCTGATGGACGAGGCCACCCGGCTGGTCCTCAAGCAATCCAGGGCCATCCTGGCCAATGCCCGCAAGGAAGCCGAAGACATCATCAAGGCAGCCCAGCGGGAGGCCATGGACAAGGCCAAGATGCTGGAGAAGGCCAAGGCCACCAGAGAGGCAAACAAGGCACGGGCACAGGCAGGCGGGGAAGATGTGGTCACACAGCCCGAAGGGCCACAGGCCATTGAGCCACCACCATGGGATGAGCCCTCGCCAGTGGCTCAGGAAGGAACCCAGCCGGCCTCACAGGGCGACGACTTGTTAGACGAGGGTGACTGGTGCCCGGCAGACGATGAGGGCTTAGATCCGCCCTGGTAG